Proteins co-encoded in one Lineus longissimus chromosome 11, tnLinLong1.2, whole genome shotgun sequence genomic window:
- the LOC135495805 gene encoding uncharacterized protein LOC135495805 isoform X2: MFWISTLVTFLFISRGQAGLAAVKPRSYQGPVAHVTSSAGKYKIPNWAEARTTCGSRGLRLATREQLETAWKDGMDVCACGWLADGFAAFLSSSCGSIGRAGVTTCKEPEVGKGWDAFCIDTPILVVHVQESGRSSEIPTWEAAVSECASQGMRLATRDQLTEAWRQGLDVCACGWLADGSVGYPILNPRDGCGNSAAGIRTCSRIPFNAGWDAYCTKAELPVIHVTDDGGSYKIASWEDARRKCTSRGMRLATRGQLTDAWKQGLDVCSCGWLADGTVGYPILRTRNGCEGSAAGVTTCSSSIGGGAGWDAYCTKIEIPVVHKEGDGGRYTITDWSSADRKCASLGMRLATREQLTEAWEQGLDVCYCGWLADGSVGYPILRPRNGCGGSSAGIRTCSRTPPSGAGWDAYCTKSPLPVVHVKDNEGSYRIANVAAAASKCASIGMRLATRDQLTDAWKLGLDKCLCGWLADGSVGYPIWVPRSGCGDSVPGIRTCPSTPGGEGWDAYCTKSELPVAWVTEKEGSYKIRNASDAAAVCASVGMRLATYDQLREAWRQGMDNCNCGWLADGTAGYPILRPRISCGTAEAGIRVCSGLPRDGWDAYCTKSEVPVVYSTDKTGSHEIKTWESAAILCISRGMRLATRDQLTEAWKQGLDVCACGWLADGTVGYPIWRPRDGCGGNATAGVRACTSTPPGDGWDAYCTKSKLPVIHIANETGTYQIPNVVAAVTLCADRGMRLATFDQLRDAWKQGLDQCTCGWLADGRVGYPILKPRENCGGPTAGVRTCSNPIGGGGWDAYCTDIELPVVHVLADEGQNKIPTAAAAATKCASRGMRLATRGQLREAWKLGMDVCSCGWLADGTAGFPIMRSREGCGGATSTPGLRTCHVYPNGLQFDAFCTKLELPVVRVVAVAGGHKIPSWEAAVKECADRGMRLATPDQLEDARWHGFDACYCGWLADGSVGYPILRPRDGCGLHRAGIRVCPSRPPSGAGWDAYCIKTKVPVVHLIDKAGRYKIPTWAAAVSKCASEGMRLATRDQLQEARNLGFDACACGWTADGSVMYPIVRPRDGCGVGPPAIRICTTPPSPGWDAYCTKAELPVVHITDSSGNHEIKTWDAAVRLCASRGMRLATCDQLDAARLQGLDVCFCGWLADGTVGYPVVKPRQGCGSGSGRAEIATCSSTPPRDAGYDAFCTNSEIPVVHVENSTNGSHEIPTYEHAKHECAVRGMKLASRAQLTAAWKQGLDVCACGWLANGTVGFPIVKQREGCGPPGKPYEAGVRTCSSDPASAGNPGWDAYCISTDSKLES; the protein is encoded by the exons ATGTTCTGGATCTCGACGCTTGTCACTTTTTTGTTCATATCTCGCGGACAGGCAG GTTTGGCAGCAGTGAAGCCTCGATCATATCAAGGACCAGTGGCACATGTTACATCATCAGCCGGAAAGTACAAAATACCCAATTGGGCGGAGGCCAGGACGACATGTGGCTCCAGAGGTCTTCGTTTAGCCACACGAGAGCAACTAGAAACCGCCTGGAAGGATGGCATGGATGTGTGCGCCTGTGGTTGGTTGGCTGATGGGTTTGCTGCGTTCCTCAGTAGCAGTTGCGGCAGCATCGGCCGGGCAGGAGTGACAACCTGCAAAGAGCCTGAGGTGGGAAAAGGGTGGGACGCTTTCTGCATAGATACTCCAA TTCTTGTGGTGCATGTCCAAGAGAGCGGCCGATCATCTGAAATTCCAACCTGGGAAGCCGCGGTAAGTGAATGCGCCAGTCAAGGTATGAGGTTAGCCACGCGGGATCAACTGACGGAAGCCTGGAGGCAAGGATTGGATGTGTGCGCCTGTGGATGGCTGGCTGATGGAAGTGTGGGCTATCCCATCTTGAACCCGAGAGATGGATGTGGAAATTCTGCAGCAGGAATAAGGACATGCTCTAGAATCCCCTTCAATGCTGGATGGGACGCCTACTGTACAAAAGCTGAAC TTCCTGTCATACACGTCACTGATGATGGAGGTTCCTACAAAATTGCATCTTGGGAGGACGCCCGGAGAAAATGTACCAGTCGAGGAATGAGGTTAGCCACACGTGGTCAGTTAACAGACGCCTGGAAACAAGGGTTGGACGTCTGCTCGTGTGGATGGCTGGCTGATGGTACGGTAGGATATCCTATCTTGAGGACGAGAAACGGCTGCGAGGGCTCTGCAGCTGGAGTAACAACATGCTCTAGTTCAATAGGAGGTGGCGCTGGATGGGATGCCTACTGCACAAAAATAGAAA TACCAGTTGTTCATAAAGAAGGCGATGGTGGACGATATACGATAACGGACTGGTCATCAGCCGACAGAAAATGTGCCAGTCTTGGTATGAGGCTAGCCACACGAGAGCAGTTGACAGAAGCTTGGGAACAAGGATTGGACGTTTGCTACTGTGGATGGCTGGCTGATGGGAGTGTGGGATATCCAATTTTGAGGCCCAGAAATGGATGTGGCGGCTCCTCTGCTGGTATAAGGACTTGCTCGAGAACTCCTCCTAGTGGGGCTGGGTGGGATGCTTACTGCACGAAATCTCCGT TGCCTGTTGTCCATGTTAAAGATAATGAAGGATCGTACAGAATTGCAAATGTAGCTGCAGCCGCCAGTAAATGTGCCAGTATAGGTATGCGGTTAGCCACACGGGACCAGCTGACGGATGCCTGGAAGCTAGGATTGGACAAGTGCCTCTGCGGATGGCTGGCTGATGGTAGTGTTGGATATCCTATCTGGGTACCAAGATCTGGTTGTGGGGACTCAGTACCAGGAATAAGAACCTGCCCAAGCACGCCTGGTGGCGAAGGTTGGGACGCCTACTGTACAAAGTCAGAGT TACCTGTGGCGTGGGTCACAGAGAAGGAAGGGTCTTACAAAATTCGGAATGCATCTGACGCCGCCGCGGTATGTGCTAGCGTTGGTATGAGGTTGGCCACATACGATCAGTTGAGAGAAGCCTGGAGGCAAGGCATGGACAATTGCAACTGTGGCTGGCTGGCTGATGGTACAGCGGGATATCCGATCCTGAGGCCAAGAATTAGCTGCGGAACAGCTGAAGCAGGGATAAGAGTCTGTTCGGGGTTACCTCGAGATGGCTGGGACGCATACTGTACTAAGTCGGAGG TGCCAGTAGTGTATTCGACAGATAAGACTGGTAGCCATGAAATAAAAACCTGGGAGTCTGCTGCCATCTTATGTATTAGTCGAGGAATGAGGTTAGCCACACGCGACCAGTTGACAGAAGCATGGAAACAAGGATTGGATGTTTGCGCCTGTGGATGGCTGGCTGATGGCACTGTGGGATACCCCATCTGGAGACCAAGAGACGGCTGTGGTGGAAATGCCACAGCGGGGGTTAGAGCGTGCACATCCACTCCTCCTGGCGATGGATGGGACGCGTACTGCACAAAATCAAAAC TGCCGGTGATCCATATTGCTAACGAGACCGGAACATACCAAATACCGAATGTAGTCGCTGCTGTCACTTTGTGCGCCGATCGGGGCATGAGGTTAGCCACGTTTGACCAATTGCGCGACGCCTGGAAGCAGGGGTTGGATCAATGCACCTGCGGATGGCTAGCGGATGGACGTGTGGGATACCCGATTCTGAAGCCAAGAGAGAACTGTGGGGGCCCTACAGCTGGAGTAAGGACGTGTTCCAATCCAATTGGCGGTGGAGGCTGGGATGCGTATTGCACAGACATCGaac TACCCGTTGTCCATGTTCTGGCTGACGAGGGGCAAAACAAAATTCCGACCGCGGCTGCAGCCGCCACGAAGTGCGCAAGTCGAGGAATGCGGTTGGCAACACGCGGTCAGTTGCGGGAGGCCTGGAAACTGGGAATGGACGTCTGCTCCTGCGGATGGCTGGCTGATGGAACGGCCGGTTTCCCGATCATGCGATCGAGGGAGGGATGTGGGGGCGCTACTAGCACACCAGGATTGAGGACGTGCCATGTGTATCCAAATGGTCTTCAATTCGACGCTTTTTGTACCAAACTAGAGC TTCCAGTGGTGCGTGTCGTGGCTGTCGCAGGGGGTCATAAGATCCCGAGCTGGGAGGCAGCGGTCAAGGAATGTGCCGATCGAGGCATGCGGCTTGCCACACCAGATCAACTGGAGGATGCCCGATGGCACGGATTCGATGCCTGTTATTGTGGATGGCTCGCAGATGGTAGTGTGGGTTACCCAATCCTTAGGCCGAGGGATGGATGCGGATTACATAGAGCGGGGATCCGGGTATGTCCCAGTAGGCCTCCCAGTGGTGCTGGGTGGGACGCATATTGTATCAAAACTAAAG TACCAGTTGTACATCTCATCGACAAAGCTGGTCGTTACAAAATTCCAACTTGGGCTGCAGCTGTCAGTAAATGCGCAAGTGAGGGCATGAGGTTGGCAACTCGTGATCAACTTCAAGAAGCCAGAAATCTTGGCTTTGACGCATGTGCGTGTGGTTGGACGGCTGATGGTAGTGTGATGTACCCGATCGTCCGACCTCGAGATGGATGTGGAGTCGGACCACCTGCGATAAGAATTTGCACCACTCCGCCCAGTCCTGGCTGGGATGCCTACTGTACGAAAGCTGAAC TACCCGTCGTCCACATTACCGATAGCTCTGGGAATCACGAGATAAAAACCTGGGATGCAGCCGTCAGACTCTGCGCCAGCCGAGGTATGAGGTTGGCCACATGTGATCAACTGGATGCTGCCAGGCTTCAAGGTTTAGATGTTTGCTTCTGCGGATGGCTGGCAGACGGCACAGTGGGATATCCCGTTGTGAAGCCGAGGCAGGGATGCGGATCTGGAAGCGGTCGCGCTGAAATCGCCACATGTTCCAGCACCCCTCCAAGGGATGCTGGCTATGATGCTTTTTGTACCAACTCGGAAA TTCCAGTCGTACACGTCGAAAATTCAACGAATGGAAGTCATGAAATTCCCACCTATGAACATGCGAAGCATGAATGCGCCGTTCGAGGTATGAAGCTAGCATCTCGTGCTCAATTGACGGCAGCCTGGAAGCAAGGATTGGACGTCTGCGCCTGTGGATGGCTGGCTAACGGCACTGTTGGCTTTCCCATTGTCAAGCAGCGTGAGGGATGTGGACCACCAGGGAAACCATATGAGGCTGGGGTTCGAACGTGCTCTAGTGACCCTGCTAGTGCAGGGAACCCAGGGTGGGATGCATACTGCATATCCACCGACAGTAAGCTCGAAAGCTAG
- the LOC135495805 gene encoding uncharacterized protein LOC135495805 isoform X1, protein MFWISTLVTFLFISRGQAGLYHQDFVYLNAIARHCHRHCSGSIAWTLERAGFPGEDALLTCQPHKTAQQCNHYCAKGGSLGPLQGILQGQVGVNVTHLTLLAGSDVSHVLEDVKVMTETRNVTVFLGVESILIGQVSFLQREFGEQDHISVGAICPSDTGRRQYNTSDLEFYADSDQKECRDRNTVGLAAVKPRSYQGPVAHVTSSAGKYKIPNWAEARTTCGSRGLRLATREQLETAWKDGMDVCACGWLADGFAAFLSSSCGSIGRAGVTTCKEPEVGKGWDAFCIDTPILVVHVQESGRSSEIPTWEAAVSECASQGMRLATRDQLTEAWRQGLDVCACGWLADGSVGYPILNPRDGCGNSAAGIRTCSRIPFNAGWDAYCTKAELPVIHVTDDGGSYKIASWEDARRKCTSRGMRLATRGQLTDAWKQGLDVCSCGWLADGTVGYPILRTRNGCEGSAAGVTTCSSSIGGGAGWDAYCTKIEIPVVHKEGDGGRYTITDWSSADRKCASLGMRLATREQLTEAWEQGLDVCYCGWLADGSVGYPILRPRNGCGGSSAGIRTCSRTPPSGAGWDAYCTKSPLPVVHVKDNEGSYRIANVAAAASKCASIGMRLATRDQLTDAWKLGLDKCLCGWLADGSVGYPIWVPRSGCGDSVPGIRTCPSTPGGEGWDAYCTKSELPVAWVTEKEGSYKIRNASDAAAVCASVGMRLATYDQLREAWRQGMDNCNCGWLADGTAGYPILRPRISCGTAEAGIRVCSGLPRDGWDAYCTKSEVPVVYSTDKTGSHEIKTWESAAILCISRGMRLATRDQLTEAWKQGLDVCACGWLADGTVGYPIWRPRDGCGGNATAGVRACTSTPPGDGWDAYCTKSKLPVIHIANETGTYQIPNVVAAVTLCADRGMRLATFDQLRDAWKQGLDQCTCGWLADGRVGYPILKPRENCGGPTAGVRTCSNPIGGGGWDAYCTDIELPVVHVLADEGQNKIPTAAAAATKCASRGMRLATRGQLREAWKLGMDVCSCGWLADGTAGFPIMRSREGCGGATSTPGLRTCHVYPNGLQFDAFCTKLELPVVRVVAVAGGHKIPSWEAAVKECADRGMRLATPDQLEDARWHGFDACYCGWLADGSVGYPILRPRDGCGLHRAGIRVCPSRPPSGAGWDAYCIKTKVPVVHLIDKAGRYKIPTWAAAVSKCASEGMRLATRDQLQEARNLGFDACACGWTADGSVMYPIVRPRDGCGVGPPAIRICTTPPSPGWDAYCTKAELPVVHITDSSGNHEIKTWDAAVRLCASRGMRLATCDQLDAARLQGLDVCFCGWLADGTVGYPVVKPRQGCGSGSGRAEIATCSSTPPRDAGYDAFCTNSEIPVVHVENSTNGSHEIPTYEHAKHECAVRGMKLASRAQLTAAWKQGLDVCACGWLANGTVGFPIVKQREGCGPPGKPYEAGVRTCSSDPASAGNPGWDAYCISTDSKLES, encoded by the exons ATGTTCTGGATCTCGACGCTTGTCACTTTTTTGTTCATATCTCGCGGACAGGCAGGTTTGTATCACCAAGACTTCGTATATCTCAACGCCATTGCGCGCCACTGCCACCGTCATTGCTCGGGCTCCATCGCGTGGACGCTGGAAAGGGCCGGGTTCCCTGGAGAGGACGCACTCCTAACATGTCAACCGCACAAAACAGCTCAACAGTGTAATCACTACTGCGCCAAAGGTGGAAGTCTTGGGCCTCTTCAGGGAATTCTACAAGGACAGGTCGGCGTTAATGTAACCCACCTCACTCTTTTGGCGGGATCCGACGTCTCACATGTGTTAGAAGATGTCAAAGTCATGACAGAAACCCGAAATGTCACTGTGTTTCTTGGAGTAGAATCAATTCTCATTGGCCAAGTCTCATTCCTTCAAAGGGAGTTTGGGGAACAGGACCACATCAGTGTTGGCGCCATTTGTCCATCCGATACGGGACGGCGCCAGTACAATACTTCCGATCTCGAGTTTTATGCAGACTCTGATCAAAAAGAATGTAGGGATAGAAACACTGTCG GTTTGGCAGCAGTGAAGCCTCGATCATATCAAGGACCAGTGGCACATGTTACATCATCAGCCGGAAAGTACAAAATACCCAATTGGGCGGAGGCCAGGACGACATGTGGCTCCAGAGGTCTTCGTTTAGCCACACGAGAGCAACTAGAAACCGCCTGGAAGGATGGCATGGATGTGTGCGCCTGTGGTTGGTTGGCTGATGGGTTTGCTGCGTTCCTCAGTAGCAGTTGCGGCAGCATCGGCCGGGCAGGAGTGACAACCTGCAAAGAGCCTGAGGTGGGAAAAGGGTGGGACGCTTTCTGCATAGATACTCCAA TTCTTGTGGTGCATGTCCAAGAGAGCGGCCGATCATCTGAAATTCCAACCTGGGAAGCCGCGGTAAGTGAATGCGCCAGTCAAGGTATGAGGTTAGCCACGCGGGATCAACTGACGGAAGCCTGGAGGCAAGGATTGGATGTGTGCGCCTGTGGATGGCTGGCTGATGGAAGTGTGGGCTATCCCATCTTGAACCCGAGAGATGGATGTGGAAATTCTGCAGCAGGAATAAGGACATGCTCTAGAATCCCCTTCAATGCTGGATGGGACGCCTACTGTACAAAAGCTGAAC TTCCTGTCATACACGTCACTGATGATGGAGGTTCCTACAAAATTGCATCTTGGGAGGACGCCCGGAGAAAATGTACCAGTCGAGGAATGAGGTTAGCCACACGTGGTCAGTTAACAGACGCCTGGAAACAAGGGTTGGACGTCTGCTCGTGTGGATGGCTGGCTGATGGTACGGTAGGATATCCTATCTTGAGGACGAGAAACGGCTGCGAGGGCTCTGCAGCTGGAGTAACAACATGCTCTAGTTCAATAGGAGGTGGCGCTGGATGGGATGCCTACTGCACAAAAATAGAAA TACCAGTTGTTCATAAAGAAGGCGATGGTGGACGATATACGATAACGGACTGGTCATCAGCCGACAGAAAATGTGCCAGTCTTGGTATGAGGCTAGCCACACGAGAGCAGTTGACAGAAGCTTGGGAACAAGGATTGGACGTTTGCTACTGTGGATGGCTGGCTGATGGGAGTGTGGGATATCCAATTTTGAGGCCCAGAAATGGATGTGGCGGCTCCTCTGCTGGTATAAGGACTTGCTCGAGAACTCCTCCTAGTGGGGCTGGGTGGGATGCTTACTGCACGAAATCTCCGT TGCCTGTTGTCCATGTTAAAGATAATGAAGGATCGTACAGAATTGCAAATGTAGCTGCAGCCGCCAGTAAATGTGCCAGTATAGGTATGCGGTTAGCCACACGGGACCAGCTGACGGATGCCTGGAAGCTAGGATTGGACAAGTGCCTCTGCGGATGGCTGGCTGATGGTAGTGTTGGATATCCTATCTGGGTACCAAGATCTGGTTGTGGGGACTCAGTACCAGGAATAAGAACCTGCCCAAGCACGCCTGGTGGCGAAGGTTGGGACGCCTACTGTACAAAGTCAGAGT TACCTGTGGCGTGGGTCACAGAGAAGGAAGGGTCTTACAAAATTCGGAATGCATCTGACGCCGCCGCGGTATGTGCTAGCGTTGGTATGAGGTTGGCCACATACGATCAGTTGAGAGAAGCCTGGAGGCAAGGCATGGACAATTGCAACTGTGGCTGGCTGGCTGATGGTACAGCGGGATATCCGATCCTGAGGCCAAGAATTAGCTGCGGAACAGCTGAAGCAGGGATAAGAGTCTGTTCGGGGTTACCTCGAGATGGCTGGGACGCATACTGTACTAAGTCGGAGG TGCCAGTAGTGTATTCGACAGATAAGACTGGTAGCCATGAAATAAAAACCTGGGAGTCTGCTGCCATCTTATGTATTAGTCGAGGAATGAGGTTAGCCACACGCGACCAGTTGACAGAAGCATGGAAACAAGGATTGGATGTTTGCGCCTGTGGATGGCTGGCTGATGGCACTGTGGGATACCCCATCTGGAGACCAAGAGACGGCTGTGGTGGAAATGCCACAGCGGGGGTTAGAGCGTGCACATCCACTCCTCCTGGCGATGGATGGGACGCGTACTGCACAAAATCAAAAC TGCCGGTGATCCATATTGCTAACGAGACCGGAACATACCAAATACCGAATGTAGTCGCTGCTGTCACTTTGTGCGCCGATCGGGGCATGAGGTTAGCCACGTTTGACCAATTGCGCGACGCCTGGAAGCAGGGGTTGGATCAATGCACCTGCGGATGGCTAGCGGATGGACGTGTGGGATACCCGATTCTGAAGCCAAGAGAGAACTGTGGGGGCCCTACAGCTGGAGTAAGGACGTGTTCCAATCCAATTGGCGGTGGAGGCTGGGATGCGTATTGCACAGACATCGaac TACCCGTTGTCCATGTTCTGGCTGACGAGGGGCAAAACAAAATTCCGACCGCGGCTGCAGCCGCCACGAAGTGCGCAAGTCGAGGAATGCGGTTGGCAACACGCGGTCAGTTGCGGGAGGCCTGGAAACTGGGAATGGACGTCTGCTCCTGCGGATGGCTGGCTGATGGAACGGCCGGTTTCCCGATCATGCGATCGAGGGAGGGATGTGGGGGCGCTACTAGCACACCAGGATTGAGGACGTGCCATGTGTATCCAAATGGTCTTCAATTCGACGCTTTTTGTACCAAACTAGAGC TTCCAGTGGTGCGTGTCGTGGCTGTCGCAGGGGGTCATAAGATCCCGAGCTGGGAGGCAGCGGTCAAGGAATGTGCCGATCGAGGCATGCGGCTTGCCACACCAGATCAACTGGAGGATGCCCGATGGCACGGATTCGATGCCTGTTATTGTGGATGGCTCGCAGATGGTAGTGTGGGTTACCCAATCCTTAGGCCGAGGGATGGATGCGGATTACATAGAGCGGGGATCCGGGTATGTCCCAGTAGGCCTCCCAGTGGTGCTGGGTGGGACGCATATTGTATCAAAACTAAAG TACCAGTTGTACATCTCATCGACAAAGCTGGTCGTTACAAAATTCCAACTTGGGCTGCAGCTGTCAGTAAATGCGCAAGTGAGGGCATGAGGTTGGCAACTCGTGATCAACTTCAAGAAGCCAGAAATCTTGGCTTTGACGCATGTGCGTGTGGTTGGACGGCTGATGGTAGTGTGATGTACCCGATCGTCCGACCTCGAGATGGATGTGGAGTCGGACCACCTGCGATAAGAATTTGCACCACTCCGCCCAGTCCTGGCTGGGATGCCTACTGTACGAAAGCTGAAC TACCCGTCGTCCACATTACCGATAGCTCTGGGAATCACGAGATAAAAACCTGGGATGCAGCCGTCAGACTCTGCGCCAGCCGAGGTATGAGGTTGGCCACATGTGATCAACTGGATGCTGCCAGGCTTCAAGGTTTAGATGTTTGCTTCTGCGGATGGCTGGCAGACGGCACAGTGGGATATCCCGTTGTGAAGCCGAGGCAGGGATGCGGATCTGGAAGCGGTCGCGCTGAAATCGCCACATGTTCCAGCACCCCTCCAAGGGATGCTGGCTATGATGCTTTTTGTACCAACTCGGAAA TTCCAGTCGTACACGTCGAAAATTCAACGAATGGAAGTCATGAAATTCCCACCTATGAACATGCGAAGCATGAATGCGCCGTTCGAGGTATGAAGCTAGCATCTCGTGCTCAATTGACGGCAGCCTGGAAGCAAGGATTGGACGTCTGCGCCTGTGGATGGCTGGCTAACGGCACTGTTGGCTTTCCCATTGTCAAGCAGCGTGAGGGATGTGGACCACCAGGGAAACCATATGAGGCTGGGGTTCGAACGTGCTCTAGTGACCCTGCTAGTGCAGGGAACCCAGGGTGGGATGCATACTGCATATCCACCGACAGTAAGCTCGAAAGCTAG
- the LOC135495285 gene encoding metabotropic glutamate receptor-like yields the protein MIVPKSTESAPGLRIFSGCLILICEVCFAMAGIRIPNVRSLTYKVPGDINLGIILPIHYCQTCGDINYNMFQASEAVMQAVRKINNNPDLLPNITLGVRLFDDRLDSTHSLARVLQLLPERYTGDFDGEPSDIVGIFGGITSDGCLVMVIISIVTSVLMPPAVIQQMHVPTERYVELLCHLPVKALVIPIGYNLILVLISAFYGFKTRKLPNNFNESRYIFFCVCSTIFLWIAFIPTYFAAFHATHKNILLALSLLLNSTMILLCIFITRIYALFYVEEEKMHFSISSTKHDRTASERDTVAFRQCSIAEERTPL from the exons ATGATAGTCCCCAAATCAACGGAGTCCGCTCCTGGTCTGAGGATATTCTCTGGATGTCTTATTTTGATTTGTGAGGTATGTTTCGCGATGGCTGGGATACGGATACCAAATGTGCGATCTCTGACGTATAAGGTGCCGGGTGATATCAATTTAGGCATCATTCTTCCCATTCATTATTGCCAAACCTGTGGGGACATCAACTACAACATGTTCCAGGCGTCCGAAGCGGTCATGCAAGCTGTCAGGAAAATCAACAACAACCCTGATCTGCTGCCGAACATCACCCTAGGCGTCAGGTTATTCGACGACCGCCTCGACAGCACACATTCGCTGGCGAGGGTCCTTCAACTCCTCCCTGAAAGGTATACTGGTGATTTCGATGGGGAACCTAGTGACATTGTTGGAATATTCGGAGGAATCACCAGCGATGGTTGTCTCGTCATG GTCATCATCTCTATCGTGACTTCCGTCCTCATGCCGCCAGCCGTCATACAACAGATGCACGTGCCCACAGAACGCTACGTGGAGCTACTGTGCCACCTGCCAGTCAAGGCCCTCGTCATCCCGATTGGCTACAACCTCATCCTCGTTCTCATCTCGGCATTCTACGGCTTCAAAACGAGGAAACTGCCGAACAACTTCAACGAATCGCGCTATATTTTCTTCTGCGTCTGTTCAACTATTTTCCTCTGGATTGCTTTCATACCGACTTATTTCGCTGCTTTTCATGCCACGCACAAGAACATTCTATTGGCACTGTCCCTACTGCTGAACTCTACGATGATACTCCTATGCATTTTCATCACTCGCATCTACGCATTATTTTACGTCGAAGAAGAGAAGATGCACTTTTCTATAAGCTCTACAAAGCATGACCGCACTGCCTCAGAGAGGGATACTGTTGCGTTTAGACAATGCAGTATCGCGGAGGAGAGGACTCCACTATAG
- the LOC135495868 gene encoding NF-kappa-B inhibitor-interacting Ras-like protein 1, translated as MGKTSKVVVCGLAAAGKTAILEQLIYGNHTIGTQTYSTIEDTYVAFIETDRGVKEKVRFYDTGGLDSMKPELPKHLLNSADGFVLVYDITNPESYKCVEKVRKEIDKYSQTGRKEGSVIVLGNKADLEESRQVETSVAQKWAHKEKVKLFEVSVKNRQTLMEGFIALASKLTQPPPKSSFLTKKVKGVSSSSAAADS; from the exons ATGGGGAAAACTTCCAAGGTTGTGGTGTGTGGCCTGGCTGCTGCTGGTAAAACTGCCATCCTGGAGCAGCTAATTTATGGAAACCATACCATTGGAACA CAAACATATTCTACAATTGAGGACACTTATGTTGCTTTCATTGAGACGGATCGGGGAGTCAAGGAAAAAGTCCGGTTCTATGACACAGGAGGTTTG GATTCAATGAAGCCTGAACTTCCAAAGCATTTACTCAACTCGGCAGAT GGTTTTGTGCTTGTCTACGATATCACTAATCCAGAATCCTACAAATGTGTGGAAAAAGTGAGAAAGGAAATTGATAAATATTCTCAGACTGGCAGAAAAGAG GGTTCAGTGATTGTTCTCGGTAATAAGGCAGACCTTGAAGAATCAAGACAGGTCGAGACATCCGTTGCCCAGAAGTGGGCTCACAAAGAAAAAG TCAAATTATTCGAAGTATCTGTGAAGAATCGACAGACATTAATGGAAGGCTTCATAGCTTTGGCATCGAAACTGACACAGCCACCTC CAAAATCATCCTTTTTGACCAAAAAGGTCAAAGGTGTGTCAAGTTCAAGTGCTGCAGCAGATTCATGA